From a single Methanooceanicella nereidis genomic region:
- the cofH gene encoding 5-amino-6-(D-ribitylamino)uracil--L-tyrosine 4-hydroxyphenyl transferase CofH, with the protein MLKDIYERSLAGEITKDDAFRLLKENPFEVFDTADKLREELVGDVVSYIVNRNINFTDICIGDCKFCSFRNMIGYMMTTDEILAKVEEAKKLGATEVCIQGGLLNDMFLDDYVDMVRAINTKFDIHMHAFSPMEVYHMSKLSGVSVEHSLKALKEAGLGSMPGTAAEILDDSIRSIICPGKLKTAEWVDVVTKAHRAGIPTTATIMYGHIDEWKHRIDHLFIVRDIQRNTGGITEFVPLTFMNRNNVLGNNSPGASGMDDLRMYAISRIIFGKDIKNIQASWVKLGVKLAQVALNCGANDLGGTLMEERISKSAGATSGEYLSKKELQAIIRSAGRVPKQRTTLYKYLD; encoded by the coding sequence GTGCTGAAAGACATATATGAGCGATCGCTCGCGGGAGAAATAACGAAAGACGACGCTTTTAGGCTTCTAAAAGAGAACCCATTCGAGGTTTTCGACACCGCTGATAAGCTGAGGGAAGAACTGGTAGGCGACGTAGTGTCCTATATCGTCAACAGGAACATCAATTTTACCGATATTTGCATAGGGGATTGCAAGTTCTGCTCGTTCAGGAACATGATAGGCTACATGATGACTACGGACGAGATACTTGCCAAGGTGGAAGAGGCTAAAAAACTGGGTGCCACAGAGGTCTGTATTCAGGGCGGGCTATTGAATGATATGTTCCTGGATGACTATGTGGACATGGTCAGGGCCATAAATACAAAGTTCGACATCCACATGCATGCATTTTCTCCGATGGAAGTTTACCACATGAGCAAGTTGTCGGGGGTATCTGTAGAACATTCACTTAAAGCCTTAAAAGAGGCGGGACTTGGATCGATGCCCGGAACGGCTGCCGAGATCCTGGATGACAGTATCAGGTCGATCATCTGCCCGGGTAAGTTAAAGACCGCCGAATGGGTGGACGTAGTCACTAAAGCGCACAGGGCCGGAATACCCACCACAGCGACTATCATGTACGGCCATATCGACGAGTGGAAGCACAGGATAGATCACCTTTTCATCGTCCGGGACATACAGAGAAATACTGGCGGCATAACCGAGTTCGTGCCTTTGACCTTTATGAACAGGAACAACGTCCTCGGCAATAACTCTCCGGGAGCCAGCGGAATGGACGACCTCAGGATGTATGCGATTTCCCGTATAATCTTCGGGAAGGACATCAAGAACATTCAGGCCTCATGGGTGAAATTAGGCGTTAAGCTGGCGCAGGTGGCGTTAAACTGCGGCGCCAATGACCTGGGCGGTACGCTGATGGAAGAGCGGATATCAAAGTCTGCGGGCGCTACATCGGGAGAGTACCTGTCGAAGAAAGAGCTGCAGGCGATCATACGAAGCGCCGGAAGAGTGCCGAAACAAAGGACGACGCTTTATAAATATCTGGATTAG
- the cofG gene encoding 7,8-didemethyl-8-hydroxy-5-deazariboflavin synthase subunit CofG, translated as MSENDGIITFTRNVFIPVTNMCRNNCAYCGFRRDIGSGEAYIMTPESVRETLRKAAEAGCVEALFTYGDAPDDELFGDRIKEFGYGSLSKYVYDLCLDAIELGLLPHTNGGVIPRDDLKMLGEVNSSMGLMLETTADLEAHALSPLKDPAKRIGFIEDAGRFKIPFTTGILVGIGETWADRKEALEVIAGLHKKYDHIQEVIVQNFVPKSYTRMGKVEPPSVEEMIKVLKMARDILPEDISLQAPPNLTSHLNEFLAAGAEDIGGISPVTLDYINPECRWPTLDELRSMGLNLRERLPIYPKYIKKGWYGDRIKDLIKFYSDEEGYRAERHI; from the coding sequence ATGTCCGAGAATGATGGCATAATAACTTTTACAAGGAACGTTTTCATACCTGTGACGAACATGTGCCGCAATAATTGCGCATATTGCGGCTTTAGAAGAGACATCGGCAGCGGCGAGGCATACATAATGACGCCGGAGTCCGTCAGGGAGACCTTGAGAAAGGCGGCGGAAGCTGGCTGCGTTGAGGCTCTGTTCACATATGGGGACGCTCCCGATGATGAACTATTCGGAGACCGGATAAAAGAGTTCGGCTATGGATCTCTTTCAAAATATGTATACGACCTTTGCCTGGACGCGATCGAGCTAGGGCTCCTTCCTCATACCAATGGCGGCGTAATACCCCGCGATGATCTAAAAATGCTGGGCGAAGTGAACTCCAGCATGGGGCTGATGCTGGAGACGACGGCAGATCTCGAAGCGCATGCGTTGAGCCCGTTGAAAGACCCTGCGAAGAGGATCGGGTTCATAGAGGACGCAGGCCGGTTTAAAATACCTTTCACCACGGGAATACTGGTCGGCATAGGCGAGACGTGGGCTGACAGGAAAGAAGCTCTGGAGGTCATCGCCGGCCTCCATAAAAAGTATGACCATATCCAGGAGGTCATCGTCCAGAACTTCGTCCCGAAATCATATACCCGGATGGGTAAGGTTGAGCCCCCATCAGTCGAGGAAATGATAAAAGTGCTAAAAATGGCAAGGGACATCCTGCCCGAGGACATATCGCTGCAGGCGCCTCCTAATCTCACATCTCACTTAAATGAGTTCCTTGCGGCGGGCGCCGAGGACATCGGCGGAATATCCCCCGTGACTCTTGATTATATCAATCCTGAATGCAGGTGGCCCACGCTGGACGAATTAAGGTCTATGGGGCTGAACCTGCGTGAAAGGCTTCCCATCTATCCAAAGTATATAAAGAAAGGATGGTATGGTGACAGGATAAAGGACCTGATAAAATTCTATTCGGACGAGGAAGGTTACCGTGCTGAAAGACATATATGA
- a CDS encoding ATP-binding cassette domain-containing protein, with the protein MLEVFDISKRYGERKVLDKASLSVKKGDIRVIIGLNGSGKSTILKIIAGIVDNDEGAVKINKRDVTKLPPEDRKIGYVPQNSALFKHMSVEDNIKYCLKNNRGIKEDLANVISLLGLEKYLDKKPQELSGGYKCRVALARALLSKPEVMLLDEPLTEVDYAKKQQLLPVFKNILKEFDIPVIYITHDPWEAGLIGNTFSIMEKGKLISINTPDEAFEIIKGQAIKDLFKN; encoded by the coding sequence ATGCTTGAGGTTTTTGATATATCAAAACGTTACGGGGAAAGGAAGGTCCTGGACAAAGCTTCCCTGTCAGTCAAAAAAGGCGATATACGTGTCATTATCGGCCTGAACGGAAGCGGAAAGTCCACTATCCTAAAAATAATAGCAGGGATAGTAGATAATGATGAAGGCGCTGTAAAGATCAATAAAAGAGACGTGACAAAACTGCCGCCGGAAGACAGGAAGATCGGGTATGTGCCTCAAAACTCGGCTCTGTTTAAACATATGAGCGTAGAGGATAATATAAAATATTGCCTAAAAAATAATCGGGGCATAAAAGAGGACCTTGCAAATGTCATAAGCCTGCTGGGCCTCGAAAAATACCTTGATAAAAAGCCGCAGGAATTGAGCGGAGGATATAAGTGCAGGGTAGCCCTGGCCAGGGCCCTTCTTTCAAAACCGGAGGTCATGCTTCTCGATGAGCCTCTTACAGAGGTCGACTACGCGAAGAAGCAACAATTACTCCCGGTATTCAAGAACATATTAAAAGAGTTTGACATACCCGTCATTTATATCACTCATGACCCGTGGGAAGCCGGGCTTATCGGAAACACTTTTTCCATAATGGAAAAAGGAAAGCTGATATCTATCAACACTCCGGACGAGGCGTTCGAGATAATTAAAGGGCAGGCTATCAAGGACCTGTTTAAGAACTGA
- the cofH gene encoding 5-amino-6-(D-ribitylamino)uracil--L-tyrosine 4-hydroxyphenyl transferase CofH, with protein sequence MLEGIYERSLAGDISKEDALRLLDENPFELFRLADELRKEISGDIVTFVANRLVNITDRCMIGCKFCSFRNHIGYQMNMEEILKSVGEAKKVEATEVCLISGIMPYMDVDFYCDLFKAIKSSYNVSLHCLSPMEVYHAAKASGVTPKEALKAFKDAGLDTLTGAAAEILVDEIRAKICPNKIKTAEWIDIIKDAHNVGFKTTSTIMYGTIESWEDRIDHMLILRDIQRETGGFTEFVPLTFMHKNNALSGDSIGVSGMDDLKLHALARIIFGRDIPNIQASWPKMGVKLSQIVLCCGANDMGGTMMEDKITVAGGADHGEYLSKDDMRRIIGQMGRIPRERSTVYQYL encoded by the coding sequence ATGTTAGAGGGCATATATGAAAGATCGCTGGCAGGGGATATCTCAAAAGAGGATGCTCTTCGCCTTTTAGATGAAAACCCGTTTGAACTTTTCAGGCTGGCAGACGAACTGCGTAAAGAGATCTCGGGCGACATAGTTACTTTTGTCGCCAACAGGCTCGTCAATATCACTGACAGGTGCATGATAGGCTGTAAGTTCTGCTCATTCAGGAACCATATAGGGTATCAGATGAACATGGAAGAGATATTGAAAAGCGTAGGCGAGGCAAAGAAGGTCGAGGCTACCGAAGTATGCCTTATAAGCGGTATCATGCCATACATGGACGTAGACTTTTACTGCGATCTTTTCAAGGCCATAAAATCATCCTATAATGTCTCCTTGCACTGCCTTTCTCCAATGGAAGTATACCATGCGGCAAAAGCATCGGGCGTCACCCCGAAGGAAGCGTTGAAGGCTTTCAAGGATGCAGGCCTCGACACGCTGACAGGCGCCGCCGCAGAGATACTTGTGGATGAGATCCGAGCTAAAATATGCCCTAACAAGATAAAGACAGCGGAATGGATAGATATTATCAAGGACGCCCACAATGTGGGGTTCAAGACCACTTCGACGATCATGTACGGCACCATCGAGTCATGGGAAGACCGTATCGATCACATGCTCATTTTAAGGGACATACAGAGGGAAACGGGCGGCTTCACGGAGTTCGTACCACTCACTTTCATGCATAAGAACAACGCTTTATCGGGAGATTCGATAGGTGTCAGCGGCATGGACGACCTTAAGCTGCACGCTCTGGCGAGGATCATCTTCGGCAGGGACATTCCTAACATACAGGCGTCATGGCCAAAGATGGGAGTAAAGCTCTCTCAGATAGTCCTCTGTTGCGGGGCCAACGACATGGGGGGCACCATGATGGAGGATAAGATAACGGTAGCGGGCGGCGCAGATCATGGCGAATACCTCTCAAAGGATGACATGAGAAGGATCATAGGCCAGATGGGGCGCATACCCAGAGAGAGGAGCACGGTATACCAGTACTTGTGA
- the cofC gene encoding 2-phospho-L-lactate guanylyltransferase yields MKAIVPFKVINAKSRLSSLLTVEERTILARLMLQDITRTLKDSGLKVTLLTTMPFEWDAEIIVSEKDLNSALNDFLCVQDEPVMIVMADVPLISHKNVADMLNSPAEIVISPGRGGGTNVQFIRHPKKYHVDYYGASFLDHVRIAADNGLSVEVFDSFNTSSDIDEVGDLVELYIHGKGDASRYLRSITKLDTSKGRVKVVRGGEEGPVTVAHAPAKKYAATE; encoded by the coding sequence ATGAAGGCAATTGTCCCGTTCAAGGTGATAAATGCAAAATCGAGGCTATCATCTTTACTTACGGTAGAGGAACGCACTATTCTCGCCAGGCTTATGCTTCAGGACATCACCAGGACACTGAAGGATTCGGGGCTCAAGGTGACGCTGCTGACCACAATGCCTTTCGAATGGGATGCCGAGATCATAGTGAGCGAGAAAGACCTGAACTCGGCCCTTAACGACTTTTTATGCGTACAGGACGAGCCGGTCATGATCGTCATGGCTGACGTCCCGCTCATATCGCACAAGAATGTAGCCGACATGCTGAACAGCCCTGCCGAGATCGTGATCTCCCCCGGCCGCGGAGGCGGCACCAACGTGCAGTTCATCAGGCATCCGAAGAAGTATCACGTTGACTATTACGGTGCGAGCTTTTTGGACCACGTGAGGATAGCGGCAGATAACGGCCTTAGCGTAGAGGTCTTCGATTCGTTCAACACCTCAAGCGACATTGACGAGGTCGGCGACCTTGTGGAGCTATATATCCACGGCAAAGGCGATGCTTCAAGATATCTGCGTTCCATAACCAAACTGGATACGAGCAAAGGAAGAGTTAAAGTTGTCCGCGGCGGCGAAGAAGGCCCGGTCACAGTAGCTCATGCGCCGGCAAAGAAATATGCGGCCACCGAGTAA
- a CDS encoding DUF190 domain-containing protein, giving the protein MFTEGMLLRIYISETAKINDRPAHKFLVEFFKDRGFPGCTVFRGMMGFGHEKEIRTVDVFRLSLDLPVVIDVVDTEERINEVLPDVEKMIHCGLVITQKVNMMRKYP; this is encoded by the coding sequence ATGTTTACCGAGGGAATGCTTCTCCGCATCTATATCTCCGAGACGGCGAAGATAAATGACCGGCCTGCCCATAAGTTCCTGGTAGAGTTTTTCAAGGATAGGGGGTTTCCCGGATGCACCGTTTTTAGAGGGATGATGGGTTTCGGCCATGAAAAGGAGATCCGGACAGTTGACGTGTTCCGCCTGTCTCTCGATCTCCCCGTAGTTATCGACGTCGTGGATACTGAAGAAAGGATCAACGAAGTTCTCCCTGATGTCGAAAAGATGATACATTGCGGCCTTGTGATAACCCAGAAAGTGAACATGATGAGAAAATATCCATGA
- a CDS encoding ABC transporter permease, which produces MRKVSLFELLFIPLFLLLILYPIFAIINNVSADGINKTLSDPFFWSCTQNTIIAAIFAALLGVFLALGFGYFYIFHKNSIMYRIADFTNDLPIALPHTVAGLALLLAFGRKSFGFVGPTGLAFTLLAVSLAMFFVSYPLAARTISSTIDEIEKETIDVARTLGDSPSKAYRRVVIPMLSEAIFSAFILAFSRSLSEFAAVIMFGGNVPGMTQVLASYVFTKVEEGETGMAVTASAFCVLISLVLVLILRLRGKWGASLIKEVSSKLKLPGRSKKNA; this is translated from the coding sequence ATGCGTAAGGTCAGCTTATTTGAGCTTTTATTTATCCCTCTTTTTTTACTTTTAATACTGTACCCCATCTTTGCGATAATAAACAATGTATCGGCAGATGGTATCAATAAGACGTTAAGCGACCCGTTCTTTTGGAGCTGTACGCAAAACACGATCATTGCGGCAATATTTGCCGCGCTGTTAGGCGTATTTCTGGCGCTGGGTTTCGGGTATTTTTACATCTTCCATAAAAACTCTATCATGTACAGGATAGCAGACTTCACCAACGATCTTCCGATAGCATTGCCGCATACAGTGGCAGGCCTTGCGCTCCTGCTGGCGTTCGGTAGAAAGTCTTTTGGGTTCGTTGGCCCGACAGGACTGGCATTCACGCTGCTGGCTGTGTCGCTTGCTATGTTTTTTGTATCTTACCCGCTCGCGGCACGTACCATATCGTCCACGATAGACGAAATAGAGAAGGAGACCATCGACGTGGCGAGAACTCTGGGGGACAGCCCTTCAAAAGCGTACAGAAGAGTTGTCATACCTATGCTCAGTGAAGCGATATTCTCCGCGTTCATACTCGCGTTCTCGAGGTCTTTGAGTGAGTTCGCAGCGGTCATCATGTTCGGAGGAAATGTCCCTGGCATGACACAAGTACTGGCTTCATATGTTTTCACAAAGGTCGAGGAAGGAGAGACAGGAATGGCTGTCACGGCTAGCGCATTCTGCGTGTTGATCTCGCTTGTGCTCGTATTGATACTCAGGCTGAGAGGAAAATGGGGCGCTTCGTTGATAAAAGAAGTATCGTCAAAGCTCAAATTGCCGGGCAGGAGTAAGAAAAATGCTTGA
- the purC gene encoding phosphoribosylaminoimidazolesuccinocarboxamide synthase, whose protein sequence is MKGEALYGGKAKTVYATSDPKRYIVKFRDDITAFDAVKKANLKGKGYYNAQISAKLFKVLADNGISTHFIKMVSEDEMLVHACDMIKIEVIPRNIAAGSITKKYPFKEGEKFENPIIVMDYKNDAAHDPMLNDDIAITLGLVTEKELRKIRKIALRVNEVLQEYFDERGLVLPDFKLEFGKIDKKIVVADEISCDTMRLWKKGTGQSLDKDVFRFDKGDLLAAYEEAARLIVPEIFK, encoded by the coding sequence ATTAAAGGCGAGGCACTCTACGGTGGAAAGGCAAAGACCGTCTACGCAACATCGGACCCGAAGCGCTACATTGTAAAATTCAGGGATGACATCACGGCTTTCGACGCGGTCAAGAAGGCCAACTTAAAGGGTAAGGGATATTACAACGCCCAGATATCCGCAAAGCTGTTCAAGGTTCTGGCCGATAATGGCATCAGCACTCACTTCATAAAGATGGTCTCCGAGGACGAGATGCTGGTCCACGCCTGCGACATGATCAAGATAGAGGTCATACCGAGGAACATCGCGGCGGGCTCTATTACTAAGAAATACCCGTTCAAAGAGGGTGAAAAGTTCGAAAACCCGATAATAGTCATGGACTACAAGAACGACGCGGCCCACGACCCAATGTTAAACGATGACATAGCCATTACGCTGGGGCTTGTCACTGAAAAAGAACTGCGTAAGATAAGAAAGATAGCTCTCAGGGTTAACGAGGTCCTTCAGGAGTACTTTGACGAAAGGGGCCTTGTACTGCCAGACTTCAAGCTCGAGTTCGGCAAGATCGATAAGAAGATCGTGGTCGCCGACGAGATATCCTGCGATACGATGCGCCTCTGGAAGAAGGGCACCGGACAGAGCCTGGACAAGGACGTATTCAGGTTCGACAAGGGCGACCTGCTCGCGGCATACGAAGAGGCTGCACGCCTTATCGTGCCGGAAATCTTTAAGTAA
- a CDS encoding formate--phosphoribosylaminoimidazolecarboxamide ligase: MVISKDEIKEVLKKYDPNKITVCTIASHSSLHVFRGAYDEGLRRCAICAKGREVPYQRFRSADEYIVVDKFADVNDEKLQQKLRDMNAIIIPHGSFVAYVGLDRIENDFLVPMLGNRNILRWEAERDRVTKLFDAANIRKPLKIDGPDKIDRACMVKFPGARGGRGYFVTDSPAGFDEKMKLMINKGWLVEEDRAKAHIEEYVAGDIYCMHYFYSQLTGEVEMLGMDRRHEANIDGLVRIPAKDQMEAGLQPTYVVTGNFPVVARESLLDQAFAMGDRLAEVAGKMVPPGLLGAFCIQTMCTDNLEFVAFEISARQDGGTNTFMNGSAYSYLRYGPGMSMGRRYCLEIKEAIKQNRLEDILT, encoded by the coding sequence TTGGTGATTTCAAAAGACGAGATCAAAGAGGTTCTGAAAAAGTATGATCCCAACAAAATAACGGTCTGTACGATAGCCAGCCACTCTTCATTACACGTATTCAGGGGGGCATATGACGAAGGTCTTCGCAGATGCGCCATATGTGCTAAAGGTAGAGAAGTCCCGTACCAGAGGTTCAGGTCAGCTGACGAGTATATAGTCGTTGATAAGTTTGCGGATGTCAACGATGAAAAGCTTCAGCAGAAACTCAGAGATATGAACGCGATCATTATCCCGCACGGCTCTTTTGTAGCATATGTCGGCCTTGACAGGATCGAGAACGATTTCCTGGTGCCGATGCTGGGTAACCGTAATATCCTTAGATGGGAAGCGGAAAGAGACCGCGTTACAAAATTATTCGATGCCGCGAACATACGGAAGCCGTTAAAGATCGACGGCCCTGACAAGATAGACAGGGCTTGCATGGTCAAGTTCCCGGGAGCAAGAGGTGGAAGAGGATACTTCGTCACCGATTCTCCGGCGGGCTTCGATGAAAAGATGAAGCTCATGATAAACAAGGGATGGCTTGTCGAAGAGGACAGGGCCAAGGCCCACATAGAAGAATATGTCGCGGGCGACATCTACTGCATGCACTACTTCTACTCACAGCTTACGGGAGAGGTAGAGATGCTGGGTATGGACAGAAGGCATGAGGCAAACATCGACGGTCTTGTCAGGATACCTGCAAAAGACCAGATGGAAGCAGGCCTTCAGCCGACATACGTCGTCACAGGTAACTTCCCGGTCGTAGCAAGAGAATCGCTGCTTGACCAGGCATTCGCCATGGGCGACAGGCTGGCAGAAGTTGCCGGAAAGATGGTCCCGCCAGGACTTCTTGGGGCGTTCTGTATCCAGACGATGTGCACAGATAACCTTGAGTTCGTAGCGTTCGAGATCTCCGCAAGGCAGGACGGCGGTACAAATACCTTCATGAACGGCTCCGCGTACTCATACCTGAGGTATGGTCCGGGCATGAGCATGGGAAGACGCTACTGTCTCGAGATCAAAGAGGCAATAAAGCAGAACAGGCTCGAAGACATACTTACATAA
- a CDS encoding sulfide-dependent adenosine diphosphate thiazole synthase — protein sequence MELSEVTISKAIIDDFSKTFLDYTEIDAGIVGAGPSGLVCAAYLARSGAKVAVFERKLSVGGGMWGGGMMYPRIVVQKEALRILDDFNIRYREYVPGYYLANSIEAVGKLAAAAVDSGAEIFNLMSVEDVMIRQDDTITGLVINWTAVEMAGLHVDPLSISSKVVIDATGHDADVCRIVQRKVSAERLNEGRGVVGEKSMWADVGEKVLLSTTKEVYPGLIVAGMAANAVSGGHRMGPIFGGMLLSGELAAKKAKEYLKL from the coding sequence ATGGAGCTTAGTGAAGTAACGATATCTAAGGCTATCATCGATGATTTTTCAAAGACCTTTCTGGACTATACTGAGATAGATGCGGGCATAGTGGGAGCAGGGCCTTCGGGCCTGGTATGCGCGGCATATCTGGCGAGGTCCGGAGCTAAAGTCGCCGTATTCGAGAGGAAGCTATCGGTAGGCGGAGGCATGTGGGGAGGAGGTATGATGTACCCCCGTATAGTTGTTCAAAAGGAGGCTCTCAGGATCCTCGATGATTTCAATATAAGGTATCGTGAGTACGTGCCGGGCTATTATCTTGCCAACTCCATAGAGGCTGTCGGAAAGCTTGCCGCGGCCGCTGTAGATTCAGGCGCGGAAATATTTAACCTGATGAGCGTCGAGGACGTCATGATCAGGCAGGACGACACAATAACAGGCCTGGTGATAAACTGGACTGCTGTGGAAATGGCAGGCCTGCACGTGGACCCGCTATCGATAAGCTCAAAGGTAGTTATTGACGCGACGGGACATGATGCGGACGTATGCCGTATAGTGCAGAGAAAAGTATCTGCCGAAAGACTGAACGAAGGCCGCGGAGTGGTAGGGGAAAAGTCCATGTGGGCGGATGTTGGCGAGAAAGTACTGCTATCCACGACAAAAGAAGTATACCCCGGGCTTATTGTCGCGGGAATGGCCGCGAACGCAGTGTCCGGCGGCCACAGGATGGGGCCGATATTCGGGGGAATGCTACTTTCAGGCGAGCTCGCGGCCAAAAAGGCGAAAGAATATCTGAAATTGTAA
- the modA gene encoding molybdate ABC transporter substrate-binding protein — protein sequence MRSGGKFILVSAVLLILAASILMAGCTTEQKNLNVYAGAGLKKPMDTVIAKYSKEKGINITPNYGPSGGLYSQIKEGQPCDVYVSADWLYIEKLENESMLSDSQKFLNENVVLVVSETGEKKGIKTASDLTKDNIVVAVCDPNAPVGKYSENVLKSLGLWDQLNEKGNIKARPSTVNQVGLMVQNDEVDAGFLYGSTALLYNLTYKEKYPNSLSGEIIFGIGLIKGDKEDVSRDFMNYLIENSDEFTKYGWEKYA from the coding sequence ATGCGTTCTGGTGGAAAATTTATACTTGTATCAGCTGTCTTGCTGATACTTGCAGCATCCATACTCATGGCAGGCTGCACAACTGAGCAGAAGAACTTAAACGTTTATGCCGGGGCAGGCTTGAAAAAGCCTATGGATACGGTCATAGCGAAATACAGCAAGGAAAAAGGTATCAACATCACGCCGAACTACGGGCCTTCAGGCGGCCTGTACTCGCAGATCAAGGAAGGGCAGCCCTGTGATGTTTACGTTTCCGCAGACTGGCTATACATAGAAAAACTTGAAAATGAAAGCATGCTTTCCGATTCACAAAAATTCCTGAATGAGAACGTAGTTCTCGTAGTATCGGAAACAGGCGAGAAGAAAGGCATCAAGACAGCCAGCGACCTGACAAAAGACAACATCGTGGTCGCCGTATGCGATCCTAATGCCCCTGTTGGAAAATACTCGGAGAACGTCCTGAAGAGCCTCGGGCTATGGGACCAGCTGAATGAGAAAGGCAACATAAAGGCGAGGCCGAGCACAGTTAACCAGGTCGGGCTTATGGTACAGAACGACGAGGTTGACGCAGGATTCCTGTATGGCAGCACTGCACTTCTGTACAATCTTACGTATAAAGAAAAGTATCCAAACAGCTTAAGCGGCGAGATAATATTCGGCATAGGGTTAATAAAAGGAGATAAAGAGGACGTTTCCCGGGACTTCATGAATTATCTGATCGAGAATTCTGATGAGTTCACGAAATACGGCTGGGAAAAATATGCGTAA
- a CDS encoding MFS transporter, with amino-acid sequence MNGLLEKLGRSLPVSKRTAILFILLMGTVSLFSDMTYEGARSINGQYIAVLGASATAVGFVAGFGELIGYGLRLVSGYISDRTRQYWTMTIIGYGINVFAVPFMALAGRWEIAALLMMAERLGKAIRSPPKDAMLSHATKEMGRGWGFGILEAMDQLGALLGPTIVAVILFLRGDYQTGYLALAIPAILATAVLLAARYLYPRPESFEEITPKMEASGIKKTFWIYLAGVALIAAAYADFPLIAFHFEKTAIAPDTWIPLLYAIAMGVDAVAALVFGRMFDRIGFRVLAGVALVSAFFAPLVFLGDFNFAILGMMLWGIGMGAQESIMKAGVAEIVSADKRGTAYGIFNTGYGLFWFIGSALMGILYDLSISYLVLFSIGLQLASVPVFLMIGKSKG; translated from the coding sequence ATGAACGGGCTCCTGGAAAAACTAGGGCGTTCATTGCCGGTCTCAAAAAGGACCGCCATATTATTCATATTATTGATGGGGACGGTCAGCCTTTTTTCTGACATGACTTACGAAGGGGCCCGTAGCATCAACGGGCAGTATATCGCCGTTCTTGGCGCCAGCGCCACGGCAGTGGGCTTCGTCGCGGGGTTCGGCGAGCTTATCGGGTATGGCCTCAGGCTGGTGTCCGGATATATCAGCGATAGGACTCGCCAGTACTGGACAATGACTATCATCGGCTACGGTATTAACGTTTTTGCGGTCCCGTTCATGGCACTGGCCGGGAGATGGGAGATCGCCGCCCTGCTTATGATGGCCGAAAGGCTGGGCAAGGCGATAAGGAGCCCGCCGAAGGACGCTATGCTGTCTCACGCCACTAAAGAAATGGGCCGCGGATGGGGATTCGGCATACTTGAGGCGATGGACCAGCTAGGGGCTTTGCTCGGCCCGACCATAGTTGCGGTCATCTTATTCCTGAGGGGCGATTATCAAACGGGTTATCTGGCCTTAGCGATCCCGGCCATTCTTGCGACTGCAGTACTGCTGGCAGCGCGATATCTTTACCCGCGTCCGGAGAGCTTTGAGGAGATCACGCCGAAGATGGAGGCATCCGGGATCAAAAAGACATTCTGGATATATCTCGCTGGTGTAGCCCTGATCGCAGCCGCATATGCCGACTTTCCATTGATAGCGTTCCATTTTGAAAAAACGGCGATAGCCCCGGATACGTGGATCCCGCTGCTATATGCTATCGCCATGGGTGTGGACGCGGTCGCAGCCCTTGTGTTCGGCAGAATGTTCGACAGGATCGGATTCAGGGTGCTGGCGGGCGTCGCTCTCGTATCGGCGTTTTTTGCGCCGCTCGTGTTTCTGGGAGATTTTAACTTCGCCATTTTAGGCATGATGCTCTGGGGTATCGGTATGGGTGCGCAGGAGTCCATCATGAAGGCAGGCGTCGCAGAGATAGTATCCGCAGATAAAAGGGGAACGGCATATGGTATTTTTAATACCGGCTATGGTCTTTTCTGGTTTATAGGGAGTGCGCTGATGGGAATATTGTATGACCTCTCCATATCCTATCTCGTGTTATTTTCAATAGGGCTACAATTAGCATCTGTTCCCGTATTTCTAATGATCGGAAAAAGTAAAGGGTGA